The Trueperaceae bacterium genomic interval GCGCCACGTGGCGCTTCACGCCCATGCCGGGGAGCAGCCACAGACGCCAGGCGTCTAGGCCGGTGCGCCGCGCCTTCATCCCGCCGCCTCCTCGGCCGGCTCCCCGTGCTCGCTCAGCGCCAGGTCGAGGTCGCGGTGCTGGACCACCGTGCGCAGACCGTCGGCCAGGTCGTGGCTGAGGCGCTCGGCGACCGCCACGGAGCGGTGCTGGCCCCCAGTGCAGCCGATCGCGACGGTGTAGGCGGAGCGTCCGGCCGCGCCGGCAGCCTGGCCCGTCAGCGTCCTCACCAGGCTGCGGAGCTGGCTGTACGTCTCCAGCGCCTCGGGCGTGAACACGTACGCCTGGACGCGCTCGTCGGTGCCCGGGAGACGGCGGAGGAACTCGTCGTAGTAGGGGTTGGGCAGGCCCCGGACGTCGAGCACCGTGTCGGCGTCGGTCGGCACGCCGCGCTTGAAGCCGAACGAGACGAGCCTCAGCAGGAAGCCGTCTCCGGTCTGGAAGCGCTCCCTGATCTTCTGCGTGAGGGCGCGGGCCGAGGTGGCGGTCGTGTCGATGACCTCCTGCGCGAGCCCCCGCAGCGGCTCCAGCGCCTTGCGCTCGGTGGCCAGGTCGGCCGTGAGCGTGCCCTGCGAGATCGGGTGCGTGCGCCGCGTGAAGTTGTAGCGCCGCACGAGCACGTCGTCGTTGGCGTCGAGGTAGACGACCTGGGGCGAGAAGCCGCCAGCCCTCAGGTCGGCGATCGCCCGCGGCGCGTCCGCGAGGTAGTGGCCGGCGCGTATGTCGATGCCCACCGCCACGCCCTTGACCTCGTCGGCGAGCAGCCTCACGAGCTGCGGCCAGAGCTGGGGCGGCACGTTGTCGACGGTGAAGAAGCCGATGTCCTCGAGCGCGTGCAGCGCGGTCGTCTTGCCCGACCCGCTGACGCCCGTG includes:
- the rapZ gene encoding RNase adapter RapZ, with amino-acid sequence MSPHFVVLTGVSGSGKTTALHALEDIGFFTVDNVPPQLWPQLVRLLADEVKGVAVGIDIRAGHYLADAPRAIADLRAGGFSPQVVYLDANDDVLVRRYNFTRRTHPISQGTLTADLATERKALEPLRGLAQEVIDTTATSARALTQKIRERFQTGDGFLLRLVSFGFKRGVPTDADTVLDVRGLPNPYYDEFLRRLPGTDERVQAYVFTPEALETYSQLRSLVRTLTGQAAGAAGRSAYTVAIGCTGGQHRSVAVAERLSHDLADGLRTVVQHRDLDLALSEHGEPAEEAAG